TAATGTAACAATTTCATTCCATGTTAATTTCCCAAAATGCTATTGATTTTTTTAAAAGTATAAATAAGTACATTTAGATTTTAAATATCTCCGTACCAAAACACTAAATTTAATAAGGTCGATAAAATATACATTTATACACTATTAAAATTCTGAAACACTCTCTAAGCGGATGGGAAGGCAATGGCAGGTCGACTCCCTGTGAGAATTACAGGAAGGCTTGAAATGATTTAGCAAAGCCAAATTAGGCAGGCGACCGTCCAGCGAGACGTGCCCCATCCAAGGAGCGACTAGACTGCAGGTTCCCCTTCTTCTCATATGTTTATGAAAACCAAAAGACGGACGGTCCTGATGCGCAGGATCGTTCGTCTTTATAATTTTATCCTTATATTTCTGTCCCAAGCTCAAATTTCTAGCATTCAAGCAGAAATTGATAGATGAGATCTTGTTGACCTGGGAGGTGCTCGTGAGCAAAGTCAGGGTAGAGAACATAGCGTTTAGTACTTGTGATTTTATTGTAGGTTGCAAATTGAGTTGACGGTGGGCAGCTGTTATCCATTAACCCTACACCCATTAACACGTCTCCTTTTATTCGTTCAGCTAAGAATTGAATATCAATATATCCAAGTGTAGTAAAGAATTCTTTTTCACGTGAGTGTGTCGGATCAAATCGTCTGAAGTAGCTCTCAATCTCCTTATATGAGGAATTGGCTGCGTCAAGCTCCCACACTCTCTGATAATCACTTAAAAATGGATAATTAGGAGCTAACTTTTTAACAGAAGGTGCTAGTGCTCCACAAACTAGTGTTAATGCGCCACCTTGTGAGCTGCCAGTAGCCGTAATTCGTTCTGCATCAACTTCTTCAAGTTCCCCTGCAACACGTACTAATTGAGCCGTATCAAGAAAAACGTTTCGGAAAAATAATTGAGTTGGTTCTTGTACCCCACGAATAATGTGTCCATTTAAGGTATTACCTGTTACTTGTCCATTATCTTCAGATTTGCCCCCTTGGCCACGAACATCCATTGCAAGTACAGAAAAACCTGATGCTGCGTATCCTAATAAGCTTGACCACTCTGGTGAATGTCCAGAGTATCCATGAAAATGTAGAACAGCTTGGATGAGGTTCTTCAGAATGCAAAGGTTTTATGTATTTTGCATAAACTCGAGCCCCTCCCACTCCTGTAAAATAGAGATCATAGCATTCTGCGAGAGGTGTTTGGAACTCACTCTTTTCTAATTTAACAGCAGGATCTGTTTGTTTTAGTTCGTCTAAGGCATCCTGCCAATATGTATCAAAATCGTCTGGACGTGGATTTATTCCTTTATACACATTAAGTGCTTCAAGCGGCATATCTACAAATGACATAGGTAATCATCTCCTTATTATGTAAAGCGCTTTCAATAAAGTATAAACGAAACAGAGATAAATGAGAACATTTTTCTCTGTTCAAAATTTTATAATGATGGAAGCGATTGATAAATGTCTAGGATCTGTTTGCTGACCACTTTACTGTCATGGTATTTCTCAACATACTCTCTTCCCTGTTGACCAATCTCTCCCCATTTTTGAGGAGACTCAACAAGTAATTTTATTTTCTCGTAGATGGTATCAGGATTTGCATTCACAACTGGTGGAATCTCACTGAATTTTGATAAAAGGTCGTCTCGGACAAATGTGACAACTGGTTTTCCAAGTGACATGGACTCCACAGATAACAGTCCATACGAACCGCAAAGAATTTGATCTAAAATAATATCTGCTTCTTTGTATAACTCAACGGCTTTTTCATGATTCATATGTTCAATCCGTTTGTAACGGAAATGATGCGTTTCTTTTAATTTTTTTATCGCTCTTTCCACATGAACGGTCCCCTTAAAATATGGGTTTGTTGGTGCATGTACCAACAAAGGAATGTTCTTTGGTTTCGTTTCTACTTTTTGAATTTTTGATAAATCAATCGCAATTGGCACAACATGAACTCTTTTGTAATAATCCTTTACGTATTCATACACTTCATAATCCTGAACGATTGCGTCCTCAATTACTGAACTAATTTGTTTTAATCGATAGTCCATTATGACGTTTGCAGGAGAATCCCCCGTATAGGCAAAAGGATTACGTTCTTTAGCCATTTCATGAAAACGTACATCATTGCCCCAATGGTGCATGACTGCTTTTTTTCCGCTCCCTTTTAATCTCTGGAGGTCACTATAATCTTCCTTTAGTGATTGTGCATAATGAAAATGGAAGAGATCATGATGGTCGATTAACTCATCTGATTTATTTGCTATTTGATGCTTCTCCATGTATTGAAGATGATCTTCATAACCTAAATAAGATTGAAACGTATTGTAACTATTTACCTCGTGACCTAACTGTTTAAATTCGCCTGCCATAATTCCCATCTGACCAGCGATTTCGGTGATCCCTTGAAGAATCTTCATTCATGACCTCCTATCAACCAGTCATGTGTTTGTTTAATACCTTTTTCCATTGTGTATGCTGGTTTCCATTCTAATAATTGAGTTGTTTTTTTAATCTCAAGGCATCTTCTATCAATCGTATCAACGGTTCTTTTTGTGGCAAATTGCTGTTTTACATTTGTATCTCCAAACACTTTACCGATCTCAGTTGATAGGGCAAGAATACTTGTTTCAATGCCTGTTGCTACGTTAAACGTTTCGCCTATAGCTTCTTGTCGTTCTGCAGCTAATAAAATAACCTGTATTGCGTCTTCTATATAAGTGAAATCACGTGTTTGACTTCCATCTCCATAGATCGTCATGGGTAAACCAGCTAGTCTTGCCTCAAAGAACTTGGCAACTACACCACAATACGGATTCGTCGCAACCTGACCAGGTCCATATACATTTGAAAGTCTTAAAATGGTTACAGGAACTTGATGTAGAGAATAGAAAACTTGTGCATACTGCTCCGCGCCAAATTTGCTAG
The nucleotide sequence above comes from Alkalicoccobacillus plakortidis. Encoded proteins:
- a CDS encoding glycosyltransferase family protein — protein: MKILQGITEIAGQMGIMAGEFKQLGHEVNSYNTFQSYLGYEDHLQYMEKHQIANKSDELIDHHDLFHFHYAQSLKEDYSDLQRLKGSGKKAVMHHWGNDVRFHEMAKERNPFAYTGDSPANVIMDYRLKQISSVIEDAIVQDYEVYEYVKDYYKRVHVVPIAIDLSKIQKVETKPKNIPLLVHAPTNPYFKGTVHVERAIKKLKETHHFRYKRIEHMNHEKAVELYKEADIILDQILCGSYGLLSVESMSLGKPVVTFVRDDLLSKFSEIPPVVNANPDTIYEKIKLLVESPQKWGEIGQQGREYVEKYHDSKVVSKQILDIYQSLPSL
- a CDS encoding NAD-dependent epimerase/dehydratase family protein, coding for MYNHVLVTGGAGFIGSRLVRALLHKAKKITIIDDLSTGNQAEIPDSPKITFIEDSILNEQLLEKILPDIDTVFHIACRNLVLSVTDMKEDFEVNLRGAYTLLEQIRKNGKNVSRFVYTSTASVYGDADVLPTPLDKIKIRMPYAASKFGAEQYAQVFYSLHQVPVTILRLSNVYGPGQVATNPYCGVVAKFFEARLAGLPMTIYGDGSQTRDFTYIEDAIQVILLAAERQEAIGETFNVATGIETSILALSTEIGKVFGDTNVKQQFATKRTVDTIDRRCLEIKKTTQLLEWKPAYTMEKGIKQTHDWLIGGHE